One genomic region from Leptospira tipperaryensis encodes:
- a CDS encoding SpvB/TcaC N-terminal domain-containing protein: MLMTAFFLTTSCMFLGGKSKSNNWFWAILGIPNGAGFPSSGSGPGPGSAPAPEGSDLFSISTNYSSAIDDPDTKADPLAGAAFIAPPEPNHYGGVSLSYPIHTPSGRAGVEPKLTLSYSSTGGDGWVGVGWNLGLGSITRTPEYGALYYDSRDSFTWNGTRLVKVAGGTTNENGTYRPEITGEDLVVLRLSNIESGGIWEVLDSSGTKTIFGEAASSRIYNPSTPNQTYSWYLSKTEDRNGNYLQVAYDTSEYYDKRNLYLKEIRYTGNSKSGAAARQYVKFITRQRDDFYVSNAPGFLMEMDKVLERIEVGWDGGGKLWDYTPVYETSDDSGRPRLKTIQSSRHTTQPEFQYQSSSRLLTWQNVVNQASSEAEDSPESTQYFEGDFNGDGISDMLFFNPKSGNWKAAEGRKEGGYNFKIYANRYQGYNSDEKIRFFKGNVSGDYNGDGRSDIAFYLPETRDFIVAEHDGRVFQFKSYGRLMAGVPDIFRMEWFPGDYDGNGLSDSVLFDEPTGQWTLMLNKGGSFEFLRFAKKFQNVFRGDYSPDGNLDSASTNDSSKPGKDRDKINFLVGDYNGDGRTDISLYDSRSGRWLVGENYRNDNKTDPIYFKMQWKLYKVFTTPEQAIFTHDRFSGDFNGDGFSDFLLFDRSSGQWTLGETGNGTINFRIWSSTPQFKPITRWLQGDFNGDGRTDIGFFSANDGKFWIGESTLNGFRYKIYSDMSYGPDQDRIMKTPLPKDEVKLEQATANFTAASASKAILLKYKYDGNLNSSRGELVFPGCFTVDDCSSSPELLIYDRKANVFDLKQGNSFTERVNTSLNPETSGVTILFGGKPDRYTNTTKDEVLFHKKQGNANHLFVLKNTSGTAFDVSNLASFSDTDVTKFDPLNSGYVVDHFETNSSQSALILDDQTSSGSARFVLTGLGGTKILTPSGDLSSTDLNDLFQAGTSENRQRRKEFSLFSGKFTTTQAQLALVDRRTTVHKWYLGTISGTQIQFKRLSGDIPLPITTSDYNSASTAGIQYALTSDSSIVFGKTLDNGTSFYKIKINATTVSRSLYNAGTIGFSDRFDNNGNPIIIGSGDDKIYDLAQSKISSLPSNVLVKTLERPDLIAQVYVFQWIQGDYNGDGLTDIGIFHLKEPTWYFALSTGVVPDVIEKVKNGIGGFYEFTYEHSTKFDNTGDDDIPDLPTSYRVCTSITLDDGFSNRVTKDYEYKNGFAFSSFINGKKETDFFGFSEFTVKEAYGARTIHTYYTNPYSDFMQNRALGGAEKETKIIGNDNREYGNILNTYEIKQISTTPGAISYMAQTTKIEKFMNGSRTSTQSFDTILDGYKIGRKTDSTTDHFSDGAHSSVTISNITDFETDDTSNQRRATRQVSFSGSVHETISILSYDIRGNLNKNVATYTGGGLPAVSAKTLEYDYDTYGNPTLEKDSSGSPSRGTSYSYDNELNQFITQKVSFGGSLQFATQHKIDYGSAFGSDSEETDANGNKSYFEYDSYGRLVRSSADTDDGTRTITNHSYDVSFPLSAKTVLPSGTSDPDFASRTYADGMGRAIYSVKTASNGNYTITGRLVYDGNGKLIRKGQSNWASSGEIDKFVLHLEERNPTSFEYDPIGRIKKTTMPTAEGETSPTTIVTNYNDPFESTENHSSGQSKRIVKDGRGQILYVEDFASDGTQAKIGFCYDLAGHRTKKSDLNDGSPLSCSNIASGVSVKDTSGKNQAFWLYDAFGRLRQDSDPDLGVGSFSYNNFGDLTSSTNARGITTTLQYDAIGRINVKQIPEGDIHYTYDSYAGSENSQGKIVRIEDGVQNKTFSYDKLGRVKKETRMILSFPIPETQGPYITETKYDLLGRVSKIDYPEHPISHGRMRACYEYGTAGYIAGISIQVNTNGILPGFCNKDLVENITYNEFGQTAGFTLGNGITTAYSYDIKGRMVRLHSSGDVDGSAKVLQDAVYAFNSKNNITNITNTSTDYNVQYNYDYDGLGRLTNAIGSYVETSDNLTKQFRQSYSYAKNGNLTAKRIHDPSNGSITDEWSYQYENHQALKIDSSKTGNDTLTMQYDASGNLTRQRDNAKDLTKKINIDSQDRITQIQDANNAVQGKYWYDEGGFRVRKSSLQQKNNQFTNVEILYPSKFYGLEYIESENIVTSVNNVYLNGIRIAAITENGALAYYLTDQVDSVSHVLDDDANTLSKMQYQPYGETFVHKGDTDFAPKYNSQELDRESGFYFYNARYYDPGIARFTSADTVIDGEWDTQGWNRFSYVKGNPIGAKDPTGHCTSPMSTVPCKRPLETGPPGGAVGAGRSSSNSNGGYSGGLGAAATGLLANLLGSSKDKPSLPDKPRSTSVTPNDAKEMGKAGLDPLNKNDIKNFLGQGSKSGATHGGNSGTKNHENTSPFEAKNASTTSGYRYVTEGEIQAIKDTGFLRGGNPGKTYFTKDLYRSGAKAQERLSLEKKPTHRVEFEILNDPKYRKYSTKVDPDYGQPGKGSEFMSTDPVKVKFINSQPLK, translated from the coding sequence ATGCTTATGACCGCATTCTTTCTTACAACCTCCTGTATGTTTTTAGGAGGCAAAAGCAAAAGTAACAACTGGTTCTGGGCAATATTAGGAATTCCGAATGGAGCCGGCTTTCCGTCTTCTGGCTCCGGACCGGGACCGGGTTCGGCCCCAGCTCCCGAAGGAAGCGATCTTTTTTCTATTTCTACGAACTACAGCAGTGCCATCGACGATCCGGACACCAAAGCCGATCCGCTTGCTGGCGCTGCGTTCATTGCTCCTCCCGAACCAAATCACTATGGTGGTGTTTCTCTCTCCTACCCGATTCACACTCCTTCGGGAAGAGCAGGAGTGGAGCCAAAGTTAACTCTTTCTTATTCTTCCACCGGCGGAGATGGATGGGTGGGTGTGGGTTGGAATCTCGGGTTGGGGTCGATCACTCGAACTCCCGAGTATGGAGCCTTGTATTACGATTCTCGAGATTCCTTTACTTGGAATGGAACTAGGCTTGTAAAAGTCGCAGGTGGAACAACCAACGAGAACGGAACGTATCGACCCGAGATTACCGGAGAGGACTTAGTCGTATTACGTTTGAGTAATATTGAAAGCGGAGGAATTTGGGAAGTTCTGGATTCTTCCGGAACAAAAACGATTTTCGGGGAAGCCGCTTCGAGTAGAATCTACAATCCTTCCACTCCAAATCAGACGTACAGTTGGTATCTTTCCAAAACCGAGGACAGAAACGGAAACTATCTCCAAGTCGCTTACGATACATCCGAATATTATGATAAACGAAACCTCTATCTCAAAGAAATTCGTTATACGGGTAACTCTAAGAGCGGAGCTGCGGCGCGTCAGTATGTAAAATTTATTACCAGACAAAGGGACGACTTCTACGTTTCCAACGCTCCCGGATTCTTAATGGAGATGGATAAGGTTTTAGAAAGAATCGAAGTGGGTTGGGACGGAGGCGGGAAACTCTGGGATTATACCCCCGTCTACGAAACCTCTGATGATTCCGGAAGACCGAGACTCAAGACGATTCAATCCAGTCGTCATACGACTCAACCCGAATTTCAATATCAATCTTCCAGTCGCCTTCTTACCTGGCAGAATGTTGTGAATCAAGCTTCTTCGGAAGCTGAAGATTCTCCCGAATCCACTCAATACTTCGAGGGAGATTTTAACGGGGACGGAATCTCCGACATGCTCTTTTTTAATCCGAAGTCCGGTAATTGGAAAGCCGCAGAAGGAAGAAAGGAAGGCGGTTATAATTTTAAGATCTACGCGAATCGTTATCAAGGTTATAATAGCGATGAAAAGATTCGGTTCTTTAAAGGGAACGTTAGCGGCGATTACAACGGAGACGGACGTTCCGATATCGCATTCTATCTTCCTGAAACCAGAGACTTTATCGTAGCGGAACACGACGGACGTGTCTTTCAATTCAAGTCTTACGGACGTTTGATGGCCGGCGTTCCGGACATCTTTCGTATGGAATGGTTTCCCGGCGACTACGATGGAAACGGTCTTTCCGATTCCGTTCTCTTTGACGAGCCTACGGGTCAATGGACTTTGATGCTCAACAAAGGTGGCAGTTTTGAATTCCTTCGTTTCGCTAAAAAATTTCAGAACGTTTTTCGAGGTGATTATTCTCCGGATGGAAACTTAGACAGCGCTTCCACAAACGATTCTTCTAAGCCAGGAAAGGATCGCGACAAAATTAACTTTCTTGTCGGCGATTACAACGGAGACGGAAGAACCGATATCTCTCTCTACGATTCGAGATCAGGAAGATGGCTCGTAGGCGAGAACTATCGCAACGACAACAAAACCGATCCCATCTATTTTAAGATGCAATGGAAGTTGTATAAGGTTTTTACGACTCCGGAACAAGCAATCTTCACTCACGATCGATTCTCCGGAGATTTTAACGGCGACGGCTTTTCGGATTTTTTACTTTTCGATCGTAGCTCCGGACAATGGACGTTAGGCGAAACCGGAAACGGAACGATCAATTTTAGAATCTGGTCGTCGACTCCTCAGTTTAAACCGATCACCCGTTGGCTCCAAGGAGATTTTAACGGCGACGGTAGAACCGATATCGGATTTTTCTCCGCAAACGACGGAAAGTTTTGGATCGGAGAATCCACATTAAACGGATTTCGTTATAAAATCTACAGCGACATGAGCTACGGTCCGGATCAGGACCGAATTATGAAAACGCCTCTTCCTAAGGACGAGGTCAAACTGGAACAAGCGACCGCGAATTTTACGGCGGCTTCCGCTTCGAAAGCAATCTTACTCAAATATAAATATGATGGAAATCTAAACTCTTCGAGAGGAGAACTCGTGTTCCCGGGTTGTTTTACCGTGGACGATTGTTCTTCTTCTCCCGAACTTCTGATCTATGATCGTAAGGCGAATGTCTTTGATCTGAAACAAGGAAATTCTTTTACCGAAAGAGTAAATACTTCTCTAAATCCTGAAACTTCGGGTGTTACGATTCTTTTTGGCGGAAAACCGGATCGTTATACGAATACTACTAAGGATGAAGTTCTTTTCCATAAAAAACAGGGAAACGCAAATCACCTTTTTGTTTTAAAGAATACGAGCGGAACCGCATTCGATGTTTCTAATTTAGCTTCTTTCTCCGATACGGACGTCACGAAATTCGACCCGTTAAACAGCGGTTATGTGGTCGATCATTTCGAGACGAACTCCTCTCAATCCGCTCTGATTTTGGATGATCAGACTTCTTCCGGAAGTGCAAGGTTTGTTCTCACCGGACTTGGTGGAACGAAAATTCTTACTCCAAGCGGCGATCTTTCTTCGACCGATCTCAACGATCTTTTCCAGGCTGGGACGAGCGAAAATCGTCAACGTAGAAAAGAATTTAGTTTATTCTCAGGAAAATTTACTACGACTCAGGCGCAACTCGCGCTTGTGGACAGAAGAACCACGGTTCACAAATGGTATCTTGGAACGATCAGCGGAACTCAGATTCAGTTCAAACGTTTGAGCGGTGACATCCCTCTTCCCATTACAACTTCCGATTACAATTCCGCGAGCACGGCGGGGATTCAATACGCGCTGACTTCGGACTCATCGATTGTATTCGGAAAGACCCTCGATAACGGCACTTCGTTTTACAAAATAAAAATTAATGCGACTACGGTTTCGCGTTCCCTTTACAACGCGGGAACAATCGGATTTAGCGATCGATTCGATAACAACGGAAACCCGATCATCATCGGAAGCGGTGACGATAAGATTTACGATCTTGCGCAGAGTAAAATTTCCTCTCTTCCGTCTAACGTGCTCGTCAAAACCTTGGAAAGACCGGACCTCATCGCGCAAGTCTATGTCTTTCAGTGGATCCAAGGCGATTACAACGGAGACGGACTGACCGATATCGGGATCTTTCATCTCAAGGAACCGACTTGGTATTTCGCGCTCTCCACGGGTGTTGTTCCCGACGTGATCGAAAAGGTAAAGAATGGAATCGGAGGCTTTTACGAATTCACATACGAACATTCCACAAAGTTCGACAATACCGGAGACGACGATATCCCGGATCTTCCCACGAGTTATAGAGTTTGCACATCGATTACGTTAGACGATGGATTCTCCAATCGTGTAACCAAAGATTACGAATACAAAAACGGTTTTGCTTTCTCTTCGTTTATCAACGGAAAAAAAGAAACCGACTTTTTCGGTTTCTCCGAATTCACCGTTAAAGAAGCTTACGGCGCGAGAACGATTCATACGTATTATACAAATCCCTACTCCGATTTTATGCAGAACCGCGCGCTTGGCGGAGCTGAAAAAGAAACAAAGATCATCGGAAATGATAATAGAGAATACGGAAACATTCTAAACACATACGAGATCAAGCAGATCAGCACGACTCCAGGCGCGATCAGCTACATGGCCCAAACTACAAAGATCGAAAAGTTTATGAATGGCTCTCGCACGAGCACACAGAGTTTTGATACGATCTTGGACGGTTATAAGATCGGCAGAAAGACCGACAGCACAACCGATCATTTCAGCGACGGAGCCCATTCTTCCGTTACGATTTCGAATATTACGGATTTTGAAACCGATGACACGAGCAACCAAAGAAGAGCGACTCGTCAGGTTTCTTTCTCGGGAAGTGTTCACGAAACGATTTCCATTCTTTCCTATGATATCCGCGGGAATCTAAACAAGAACGTTGCGACTTATACCGGAGGAGGTCTTCCTGCGGTCAGCGCCAAAACATTAGAATATGATTATGATACCTACGGGAATCCGACTCTTGAAAAAGATTCGAGCGGAAGTCCGAGCAGAGGAACTTCTTATTCTTATGACAACGAACTCAATCAATTTATAACGCAGAAAGTTTCGTTCGGTGGTTCTCTTCAGTTCGCAACTCAACACAAGATCGATTACGGGTCAGCATTCGGTTCCGACTCGGAAGAAACCGATGCAAACGGAAACAAAAGTTATTTTGAATATGATTCTTATGGAAGATTGGTACGTTCAAGCGCGGATACGGACGACGGAACAAGAACGATCACAAATCATTCTTATGATGTTTCCTTTCCTCTGAGCGCAAAGACGGTTCTTCCATCGGGAACAAGCGACCCTGACTTCGCTTCAAGAACCTACGCTGACGGAATGGGAAGAGCGATCTACTCAGTCAAAACAGCGTCTAACGGAAATTATACGATCACGGGTAGACTTGTCTACGACGGAAACGGAAAATTAATCCGAAAAGGTCAGTCCAACTGGGCCTCTTCCGGCGAAATCGACAAGTTTGTCCTTCATCTGGAAGAACGCAATCCTACGAGTTTTGAATATGATCCGATCGGAAGAATCAAAAAGACCACGATGCCGACCGCGGAAGGGGAAACGTCTCCGACGACGATCGTTACCAATTACAACGATCCGTTTGAGAGCACGGAAAATCACAGCAGCGGTCAGAGCAAAAGAATCGTTAAGGACGGAAGAGGACAGATTCTTTATGTCGAAGACTTTGCCTCCGATGGAACGCAGGCAAAAATCGGTTTCTGTTACGATCTCGCGGGTCACAGAACAAAGAAGTCCGATTTAAACGACGGTTCTCCTCTTTCTTGTTCGAACATCGCGAGCGGAGTTTCCGTAAAAGACACTTCGGGTAAGAATCAAGCCTTCTGGTTGTATGACGCTTTTGGAAGACTGCGTCAAGACAGCGATCCCGATCTTGGTGTGGGAAGCTTTTCGTATAACAATTTCGGGGATCTCACTTCAAGCACGAACGCGAGAGGAATCACCACAACTCTTCAGTATGACGCGATCGGAAGAATCAATGTGAAACAGATTCCGGAAGGAGACATTCATTATACATACGATTCTTATGCGGGAAGCGAGAACTCACAAGGAAAGATCGTTCGGATCGAGGACGGGGTTCAGAACAAAACCTTTAGCTATGACAAGTTAGGAAGGGTTAAAAAAGAAACTCGGATGATTTTGAGTTTTCCGATTCCCGAAACACAAGGTCCGTATATTACGGAAACGAAATATGACCTTTTGGGTCGAGTTTCCAAAATCGATTATCCGGAACATCCGATCTCTCACGGAAGAATGCGCGCTTGTTACGAATACGGAACTGCCGGTTATATCGCCGGGATTTCCATCCAAGTCAATACGAACGGAATTCTTCCCGGATTTTGCAACAAGGATCTCGTAGAGAATATCACTTACAACGAATTCGGTCAGACAGCGGGATTTACTCTCGGGAACGGAATTACAACCGCATACAGCTACGATATCAAAGGGAGAATGGTGCGTCTTCATTCTTCCGGAGACGTGGACGGAAGCGCAAAAGTTTTGCAGGATGCGGTTTATGCGTTTAACAGCAAAAACAATATTACGAATATCACAAATACTTCCACGGACTACAACGTTCAGTATAATTATGACTACGACGGACTTGGTCGCTTAACAAACGCGATCGGAAGTTACGTCGAGACTTCGGATAATCTTACCAAACAATTCAGACAGAGCTATTCTTACGCGAAAAACGGAAACCTAACCGCAAAACGTATTCATGATCCGAGCAACGGAAGCATAACGGACGAGTGGAGTTATCAATACGAGAACCACCAGGCTCTTAAAATCGATTCGAGCAAAACCGGAAACGATACTTTAACGATGCAATACGACGCGAGTGGAAACCTCACTCGTCAGAGAGACAACGCAAAAGACTTAACGAAAAAGATCAATATCGATTCTCAAGACAGAATCACTCAGATCCAAGACGCAAACAATGCGGTCCAAGGAAAATACTGGTATGACGAAGGCGGATTTCGTGTTCGTAAAAGTTCCCTCCAACAAAAGAACAATCAATTTACAAACGTAGAGATTCTTTATCCAAGCAAGTTCTACGGACTCGAATACATCGAGAGCGAGAATATCGTAACTTCCGTTAACAACGTATATCTCAACGGAATCAGAATCGCCGCCATCACAGAAAACGGAGCCCTCGCCTACTACTTGACCGATCAAGTGGATTCCGTCTCACACGTATTAGACGATGATGCGAACACTCTCTCCAAGATGCAATACCAACCCTATGGAGAAACCTTTGTCCACAAGGGCGATACGGACTTTGCACCCAAATACAACTCGCAGGAGTTAGACAGAGAATCCGGGTTTTACTTTTACAACGCTCGTTATTACGATCCGGGGATCGCTCGATTTACAAGCGCGGACACGGTCATTGATGGGGAGTGGGACACACAAGGTTGGAATCGATTTTCGTATGTGAAGGGAAATCCGATTGGGGCGAAGGATCCGACGGGGCATTGTACAAGCCCCATGTCAACTGTGCCTTGCAAAAGACCGCTGGAAACTGGGCCGCCCGGCGGAGCGGTTGGGGCAGGAAGATCCTCTTCAAATTCAAATGGTGGATATTCTGGCGGACTTGGAGCTGCGGCTACGGGGCTTTTAGCTAATTTATTAGGTTCAAGTAAAGATAAGCCAAGTCTTCCTGACAAACCGCGAAGCACGTCTGTAACTCCTAATGACGCTAAGGAGATGGGGAAAGCTGGTCTTGATCCGCTTAATAAAAATGATATTAAGAATTTTCTTGGTCAAGGTAGCAAAAGTGGAGCGACACATGGAGGGAATTCCGGGACAAAAAATCATGAAAACACGTCTCCCTTTGAAGCAAAAAATGCTTCGACAACATCTGGCTATCGCTATGTGACGGAAGGGGAAATCCAGGCAATTAAAGATACAGGTTTTCTACGAGGGGGAAATCCCGGGAAGACATATTTTACAAAGGACTTATACAGGTCTGGAGCAAAAGCACAGGAAAGACTTTCATTAGAAAAAAAACCTACCCATAGAGTCGAATTTGAAATTCTCAATGATCCGAAATATAGAAAATATAGCACAAAAGTAGATCCCGACTATGGACAACCGGGTAAAGGATCAGAATTTATGTCAACGGATCCCGTAAAAGTTAAATTTATCAACTCTCAACCGTTAAAGTAA